The Urbifossiella limnaea genome has a window encoding:
- the glnE gene encoding bifunctional [glutamate--ammonia ligase]-adenylyl-L-tyrosine phosphorylase/[glutamate--ammonia-ligase] adenylyltransferase, which produces MATPDEPVLKALRDADRGRRNLAALAAHVGPAPELVAALGRLLPRAADPDMALNNLERLFAQPAARPFLPGLLESRARGLDAALTLLAASQFFADTLALYPDFLESVRTPPRRNPTTAELVAQLRADVDAAADDPGVLRALRRFRARHALRIGVNDILRDRPLEEVTRELARLADASVEVALAHATRLVTHRFGSPAAAGGGPSRAAVLGFGKLGGDELNYSSDVDLMVVYDAEGETTGRRTTIPTAEFYARVVQEVVRLLSAVTDRGFAYRVDLRLRPEGARGPLARSLAGTLSYYDTRGRTWERQALIKLRPVAGDIDLGREFLAAVEPFVYRKYFSFAEINEVKALKRQMERQAGRPKGGSGGEGEAASRWTTPADVKTGRGGIRDIEYTVQFLQLLNGGDLPAVRQRNTLLALEALEIAGCLTPHETYTLADAYRFLRKTEHRLQLLFDLQTHKLPTSDDELRTLARRMGYTEREEAGGKRQETEDDGGADQSPVSRLRSPQRRSPLDELPAPPGVRHLLVDPLDQFLKDLHDKTEVDRAVLNHLLHQSFPDAGEGDEPETDLILDPDPDDATVRAVLGRYPFRDVPKAYHNLLGLARESVPFLSDRRCRHFLASIAPRLLQAVADTPDPDEALTQLERVSASLGAKAVLWELFSANPATLRLYVDLCAGSPFLSGILINNPGMADELLDSLVLNQPRTADELRAELAELCRGASDPDPILHSFQDKELLRIGVADLLGMAAIRDTTAALSDLADTLLNQMCELVEADLAAKGGCAACYSLLGLGKLGGREISYHSDLDLLLVYEADSREAAAAAGPYFTELAQRLIKAASTHGPMGRLYAVDMRLRPTGKSGTLVLPLCELDRYYAGGGAQLWERQALTRARVVRGDAAFGDRVMARVRAAAAGAPWTPAAADEVRRMREKLEAGTTARNLKRGPGGLNDVEFLVQLLQLKHGAARPAVLVPNVWAALDALEAARLLPAAEASALRAGYSFLRLVEARLRVVTNRPLTELPDTADDLAKLARRLGFESAAAFLAEHRRVTGEIRKVYTAATGRERG; this is translated from the coding sequence ATGGCCACCCCCGACGAACCCGTGCTGAAGGCGCTCCGCGACGCCGACCGGGGCCGCCGCAACCTCGCCGCCCTCGCCGCGCACGTCGGCCCCGCCCCCGAGCTCGTCGCCGCCCTCGGCCGGCTGCTGCCCCGCGCCGCCGACCCGGACATGGCGCTGAACAACCTCGAACGGCTGTTCGCGCAGCCGGCCGCGCGCCCGTTCCTCCCCGGCCTCCTCGAATCGCGCGCCCGCGGGCTCGACGCCGCCCTCACGCTCCTGGCCGCGTCGCAGTTCTTCGCCGACACCCTCGCCCTCTACCCCGACTTCCTCGAATCCGTCCGCACGCCGCCGCGCCGCAACCCCACCACCGCCGAGCTCGTCGCCCAGCTGCGGGCCGACGTGGACGCCGCGGCCGACGACCCCGGGGTGCTCCGGGCCCTCCGCCGGTTCCGCGCCCGCCACGCCCTCCGCATCGGCGTCAACGACATCCTCCGCGACCGGCCGCTCGAAGAGGTCACGCGCGAGCTCGCCCGCCTGGCCGACGCCTCGGTCGAGGTCGCGCTCGCGCACGCCACCCGGCTCGTGACGCACCGGTTCGGCTCGCCCGCGGCGGCGGGCGGCGGCCCGTCCCGCGCCGCGGTGCTGGGCTTCGGCAAGCTCGGCGGCGACGAGTTGAACTACAGCAGCGACGTGGACCTGATGGTCGTGTACGACGCCGAGGGCGAGACGACCGGCCGGCGGACGACGATCCCCACGGCGGAGTTCTACGCCCGCGTGGTGCAGGAGGTGGTGCGGCTCCTGTCGGCCGTCACGGACCGCGGGTTCGCGTACCGCGTGGACCTGCGGCTGCGGCCGGAGGGCGCCCGCGGGCCACTCGCGCGGTCGCTCGCCGGCACCCTCAGCTACTACGACACCCGCGGCCGCACGTGGGAGCGGCAGGCGCTCATCAAGCTCCGCCCGGTCGCCGGCGACATCGACCTCGGCCGCGAGTTCCTCGCGGCGGTGGAGCCGTTCGTGTACCGGAAGTACTTCAGCTTCGCCGAGATCAACGAGGTGAAGGCGCTGAAGCGGCAGATGGAGCGGCAGGCGGGCCGGCCGAAGGGCGGGTCGGGCGGCGAGGGCGAGGCGGCGAGCCGGTGGACGACGCCGGCCGACGTGAAGACCGGCCGCGGCGGCATCCGCGACATCGAGTACACGGTGCAGTTCCTGCAGTTGCTCAACGGCGGCGACCTGCCCGCGGTCCGCCAGCGGAACACGCTGCTGGCGCTGGAGGCGCTCGAGATCGCCGGCTGCCTCACCCCGCACGAGACGTACACGCTCGCCGACGCGTACCGCTTCCTCCGCAAGACCGAGCACCGGCTGCAACTCCTGTTCGACCTGCAGACGCACAAACTCCCCACGAGCGACGACGAGCTACGCACCCTGGCCCGGCGGATGGGGTATACCGAGCGCGAAGAGGCAGGAGGCAAGAGGCAGGAGACGGAAGACGACGGTGGGGCGGACCAGTCTCCTGTCTCCCGCCTCCGGTCTCCTCAGAGGCGAAGCCCCCTCGACGAGCTCCCCGCCCCGCCGGGCGTCCGCCACCTGCTCGTGGACCCGCTCGACCAGTTCCTCAAGGACCTGCACGACAAGACGGAGGTGGACCGGGCCGTCCTCAACCACCTGCTCCACCAATCGTTCCCCGACGCCGGGGAGGGCGACGAACCCGAGACGGACCTGATCCTCGACCCCGACCCGGACGACGCCACCGTGCGCGCCGTGCTCGGCCGCTACCCGTTCCGCGACGTGCCGAAGGCGTACCACAACCTGCTCGGCCTGGCCCGCGAGTCGGTGCCGTTCCTGTCCGACCGCCGCTGCCGCCACTTCCTCGCGTCGATCGCCCCGCGGCTGTTGCAGGCCGTGGCCGACACGCCCGACCCCGACGAGGCGCTGACGCAACTGGAGCGCGTGAGCGCGTCGCTCGGCGCGAAGGCGGTGCTGTGGGAGCTGTTCAGCGCCAACCCGGCGACGCTGCGGTTGTACGTGGACCTGTGCGCCGGCAGCCCGTTCCTGTCGGGCATCCTGATCAACAACCCCGGCATGGCCGACGAGCTGCTCGACTCGCTGGTGCTGAACCAGCCGCGGACGGCCGACGAGTTGCGGGCCGAGCTGGCCGAGTTGTGCCGCGGCGCGAGCGACCCCGATCCCATCCTGCACAGCTTCCAGGACAAGGAGCTGCTCCGCATCGGCGTCGCCGACCTGCTGGGCATGGCCGCGATCCGCGACACCACCGCGGCGCTGTCCGACCTGGCCGACACGCTGCTGAACCAGATGTGCGAGCTGGTGGAAGCCGACCTGGCGGCGAAGGGCGGGTGTGCGGCCTGCTACAGCCTCCTGGGTCTGGGCAAGCTCGGCGGCCGCGAGATCAGTTATCACAGCGACCTGGACTTGCTCCTCGTGTACGAGGCCGACAGCCGCGAGGCGGCGGCCGCGGCGGGGCCGTACTTCACCGAGCTGGCGCAGCGGCTCATCAAGGCGGCGAGCACGCACGGGCCGATGGGCCGGCTGTACGCCGTGGACATGCGGCTGCGGCCGACCGGGAAGTCGGGCACGCTGGTGCTGCCGCTGTGCGAGCTCGACCGCTACTACGCCGGCGGCGGGGCGCAGCTGTGGGAGCGGCAGGCGCTCACCCGCGCCCGCGTGGTCCGCGGCGACGCCGCGTTCGGCGACCGGGTGATGGCGCGCGTCCGCGCCGCGGCGGCGGGCGCGCCGTGGACGCCGGCCGCGGCCGACGAGGTGCGGCGGATGCGCGAGAAGCTGGAGGCGGGGACGACGGCGCGGAACCTGAAGCGCGGCCCCGGCGGGCTGAATGACGTGGAATTCCTGGTTCAGCTGCTGCAACTGAAGCACGGGGCGGCGCGGCCGGCGGTGCTGGTGCCGAACGTGTGGGCGGCGCTGGACGCGCTGGAGGCGGCGCGGCTGCTGCCGGCGGCGGAGGCGTCGGCGCTGCGGGCGGGCTACTCGTTCTTGCGGCTGGTGGAGGCCCGGCTGCGGGTGGTGACCAACCGCCCCTTGACCGAACTGCCGGACACCGCCGACGACCTGGCAAAGCTGGCGCGGCGACTGGGGTTCGAGTCGGCGGCGGCGTTCCTGGCGGAGCACCGCCGCGTGACGGGCGAGATTCGCAAAGTCTACACCGCGGCGACGGGGCGGGAGCGCGGCTGA
- a CDS encoding sigma-70 family RNA polymerase sigma factor, whose amino-acid sequence MGTAQLGAVRRVFDRVRDDAGDDALLARYRAGRDDDAFGAIVRRHGPMVLGVCRRVLRDPHAAADAFQVTFLVLAKHAGRAPDLLGAWLYGVAVRTALKARGRDLRRREVEADYAARPLPAPPAADTELLRLIDAQVAELPEKYRLPLVLCGVQGLGKAEAADRLGLPEGTVSSRLARARDLLRGRLERRVVVVPALLLPAVVPPALSAATIDSAVWAAPVPAPVLALSQEVLAAMSAPAWKLPAAVVAAFAVSAGAVGLTGAQPPNPADKAPAAKQKDKPARPAGARVAGTLGAVDAGAGTITLARKNEADLIVPLAKDVAVTADGKAARLGDLKAGATVEVERASEKGPATRIAATGRRVTSLLVGVGDNTLSLKAKPNDQEYTLAAGAKVTRDGKDVRLKELPVGEPVTVQLSVDGTAVLGVSHGAAKRKPDGGEADEAEFVAAQDGEKRPARVARQTGTVGAVDAAAGTITLVRKGDGGERRDTIPVAKDATIIVDGKAAKLADVMVKASADVELPGERQPATKVTVSGEKVPGVLMAFDKDSVTVGFRRDGRALAERKLALAPAAKVTLDGKDAKLFDLQTGDRVIVTLTSDGTAALTIVAGVPKRDGDRQRPPEVERK is encoded by the coding sequence ATGGGTACGGCCCAGCTCGGGGCGGTCCGCCGGGTGTTCGACCGCGTCCGTGACGACGCCGGCGACGACGCGCTCCTCGCCCGCTACCGGGCCGGCCGCGACGACGACGCCTTCGGCGCGATCGTCCGCCGGCACGGGCCGATGGTGCTCGGGGTTTGCCGCCGCGTGCTCCGCGACCCGCACGCCGCCGCCGACGCCTTCCAGGTCACGTTCCTCGTGCTGGCGAAGCACGCCGGCCGGGCGCCGGACCTGCTCGGGGCGTGGCTGTACGGCGTCGCCGTCCGCACCGCGCTGAAGGCGCGCGGCCGCGACCTTCGCCGTCGGGAAGTCGAAGCTGACTACGCCGCGCGGCCGCTCCCGGCGCCGCCCGCTGCCGACACCGAACTGCTCCGCCTCATCGACGCCCAGGTGGCGGAACTGCCGGAGAAGTACCGACTGCCGCTGGTGCTGTGCGGCGTGCAGGGGCTCGGCAAGGCGGAAGCCGCCGACCGCCTCGGCCTCCCGGAAGGCACCGTGTCGAGCCGCCTGGCCCGCGCCCGCGACCTGCTCCGCGGCCGGCTCGAACGGCGCGTCGTCGTCGTCCCCGCGCTGCTGCTCCCGGCCGTCGTCCCGCCCGCGCTGTCGGCCGCAACGATCGATTCTGCCGTCTGGGCCGCGCCGGTGCCGGCCCCGGTCCTCGCCCTATCTCAGGAGGTTCTCGCCGCCATGTCCGCACCCGCCTGGAAGCTCCCCGCCGCCGTCGTGGCCGCGTTCGCCGTGTCCGCCGGGGCCGTCGGCCTGACCGGCGCCCAGCCGCCCAACCCCGCCGACAAGGCGCCTGCCGCCAAGCAGAAGGACAAGCCCGCCCGCCCGGCCGGCGCCCGCGTCGCCGGCACGCTCGGGGCCGTCGACGCCGGGGCCGGCACCATCACGCTGGCGCGGAAGAACGAGGCCGACCTGATCGTGCCGCTTGCGAAAGACGTGGCCGTCACCGCCGACGGCAAGGCGGCGCGGCTCGGCGACCTGAAGGCGGGGGCGACCGTCGAGGTGGAGCGGGCGTCCGAGAAGGGGCCGGCGACGAGGATCGCCGCGACCGGCCGCCGCGTCACCAGCCTGCTCGTCGGCGTCGGTGACAACACGCTGTCACTGAAGGCGAAGCCGAACGACCAGGAGTACACCCTGGCCGCCGGCGCGAAGGTGACCCGCGACGGCAAGGACGTGAGGCTGAAGGAGTTGCCCGTCGGCGAGCCGGTGACGGTGCAGCTGAGCGTGGACGGCACCGCCGTGCTGGGCGTGAGCCACGGCGCGGCGAAGCGGAAGCCCGACGGCGGCGAGGCGGACGAGGCCGAGTTCGTCGCCGCGCAGGACGGCGAGAAGCGGCCGGCCCGGGTGGCCCGCCAGACCGGTACGGTCGGGGCGGTGGACGCGGCGGCCGGCACGATCACCCTCGTCCGCAAGGGCGACGGCGGCGAGCGCCGCGACACCATCCCGGTGGCGAAGGACGCGACGATCATCGTGGACGGCAAGGCGGCGAAGCTCGCGGACGTGATGGTGAAGGCGAGTGCCGACGTCGAGCTCCCCGGGGAGCGCCAGCCGGCGACGAAGGTGACCGTCAGCGGCGAGAAGGTGCCGGGGGTGCTGATGGCGTTCGACAAGGACTCGGTGACCGTCGGGTTCCGCAGGGACGGGCGGGCGCTGGCGGAGCGGAAGCTCGCCCTCGCCCCGGCCGCGAAGGTGACGCTCGACGGCAAGGACGCGAAACTGTTCGACCTCCAGACCGGCGACCGGGTGATCGTGACGCTGACCAGCGACGGCACTGCCGCGCTGACGATCGTGGCCGGGGTGCCGAAGCGCGACGGCGACCGCCAGCGTCCGCCGGAGGTGGAGCGGAAGTAA
- a CDS encoding cofactor-independent phosphoglycerate mutase — protein sequence MKYAIVIPDGCADEPLDALGGKTPLQAARLPNMDRIARTGVVGRANNVPPTLTPASDVATLSLFGYDPLAVYTGRAPLETAAMGIHLGPNDYAIRCNLVHTPDGHMRDFTAGHISSEDGGPLIRELQKQLGGREVLGGVIEFHPGVQYRNILVWRGRTDSEPFKHTKCQPPHDIPDRPVADYLPSGPGGEVFRELMELSKPILAAHPVNAKRVAAGEKSATQVWLWGQGKAPRITPFEESYGPRGAIISAVDLVRGVGVLLGWHRIDVPGATGYLDTDYAAKGRYGVEALGAFDLVCVHVEAPDEASHEGRADEKVKALERIDADIVGPLLDALPGFGDWRILVSPDHRTTIRTRAHAHGAVPFAVAGAGVAAAGQASYDEPTAAAAALAFDPGWHLMRWFLGR from the coding sequence ATGAAGTACGCCATCGTCATCCCCGACGGCTGCGCCGACGAGCCGCTCGACGCCCTCGGCGGCAAAACGCCCCTGCAAGCGGCCCGCCTCCCGAACATGGACCGCATCGCCCGCACCGGCGTCGTCGGCCGCGCCAACAACGTGCCGCCGACGCTGACGCCCGCGTCGGACGTCGCCACGCTGTCGCTGTTCGGGTACGACCCGCTGGCCGTGTACACCGGCCGCGCCCCGCTCGAAACCGCCGCGATGGGCATCCACCTCGGCCCGAACGACTACGCCATCCGCTGCAACCTCGTCCACACGCCCGACGGCCACATGCGGGACTTCACCGCCGGCCACATCAGCAGCGAGGACGGCGGCCCGCTGATCCGCGAGTTGCAGAAGCAGCTCGGCGGCCGCGAGGTGCTCGGCGGCGTCATCGAGTTCCATCCCGGCGTGCAGTACCGCAATATCCTCGTGTGGCGCGGCAGGACGGACAGCGAACCGTTCAAGCACACCAAGTGTCAGCCCCCGCACGACATCCCCGACCGGCCGGTCGCCGACTACCTGCCGAGCGGGCCGGGCGGCGAGGTATTCCGCGAGCTGATGGAGCTGAGCAAGCCGATCCTGGCGGCGCACCCGGTGAACGCGAAGCGCGTCGCCGCGGGGGAGAAGTCGGCCACGCAGGTGTGGCTGTGGGGCCAGGGGAAGGCGCCGCGGATCACGCCGTTCGAGGAGAGCTACGGCCCGCGCGGGGCGATCATCTCGGCCGTCGATCTGGTCCGCGGCGTCGGCGTGCTCCTCGGCTGGCACCGCATCGACGTGCCCGGGGCGACCGGGTATCTGGACACGGACTACGCCGCGAAGGGCCGCTACGGGGTGGAGGCGCTGGGGGCGTTCGACCTGGTGTGCGTCCACGTCGAGGCGCCGGACGAGGCCAGCCACGAGGGCCGCGCCGACGAGAAGGTGAAGGCGCTGGAGCGGATCGACGCCGACATCGTCGGCCCGCTGCTGGACGCGCTGCCGGGGTTCGGCGACTGGCGCATCCTGGTGTCGCCGGACCACCGCACGACGATCCGCACCCGGGCGCACGCCCACGGGGCGGTGCCGTTCGCGGTGGCGGGAGCGGGCGTCGCCGCGGCGGGGCAGGCGAGTTACGACGAGCCGACGGCCGCCGCGGCGGCGCTGGCGTTCGACCCGGGCTGGCACCTGATGCGGTGGTTTTTGGGCCGCTAG
- the dapB gene encoding 4-hydroxy-tetrahydrodipicolinate reductase: MKTTIAINGAGGRMGQRLVALANEDASLKVVAALDAPGSPALGRDAGEVAGVGRIGVPITSELPLEPRPACVIDFSAPAGTMAVLPVCVARRIPLVVSTTGHTDAQKAEIEAAAHETAILFAPNMSLVVNLLFKLVRLTAEALNGKGFDAEIIERHHRFKKDSPSGTAMHFAEVIREVQGGRFVHGREGIVGERQADEIGVHAVRAGDNVGEHTIVFSTLGETLELVHKGHSRDSYARGALLAAAFLATKTAGRYSMADVLGL; this comes from the coding sequence GTGAAGACCACGATCGCCATCAACGGCGCCGGCGGGCGGATGGGGCAGCGGCTCGTCGCCCTTGCCAACGAGGACGCATCCCTGAAGGTCGTCGCCGCTCTCGACGCGCCCGGCTCACCTGCCCTCGGCCGCGACGCCGGCGAGGTCGCGGGCGTCGGCCGCATCGGCGTGCCGATCACCAGCGAGCTGCCGCTCGAACCGCGGCCGGCGTGCGTCATCGACTTCTCCGCCCCCGCGGGAACGATGGCGGTGCTGCCGGTGTGCGTGGCGCGCCGCATCCCGCTGGTCGTGTCCACCACCGGCCACACCGACGCGCAGAAGGCCGAGATCGAGGCCGCGGCGCACGAAACGGCCATCCTGTTCGCCCCGAACATGAGCCTGGTCGTGAACCTGCTGTTTAAGCTGGTGCGGCTGACGGCCGAGGCGCTGAACGGGAAGGGGTTCGATGCCGAGATCATCGAGCGACACCACCGGTTCAAGAAGGACTCGCCGAGCGGCACCGCGATGCACTTCGCCGAGGTCATCCGCGAGGTGCAGGGCGGCCGGTTCGTCCACGGCCGCGAGGGGATCGTCGGCGAGCGGCAGGCCGACGAGATCGGGGTACACGCGGTCCGCGCCGGCGACAACGTCGGCGAGCACACGATCGTGTTCAGCACGCTCGGCGAGACGCTGGAGTTGGTGCACAAGGGGCACAGCCGCGACAGCTACGCCCGCGGGGCGCTGCTGGCGGCGGCGTTCCTGGCGACGAAGACGGCCGGCCGGTACTCGATGGCCGACGTGCTCGGGCTGTAG
- a CDS encoding leucine-rich repeat domain-containing protein, which translates to MLARVALLAGLFALAASAVPAAGQVKKAPTPKYNVQKAQAAFYALQKTGCRFGMEKDNKDVWFGHVRLVTFPANTTDADLAKAVPHLANLPALTGLDIGSTKVTDAGTAHLTALPKLEALYLDNLEVTGETFGRLAELPELQYLVLHQHDEWRRFGRWGGRAVVNQSPRLTAADLKMLGACTGLTHLEIDLPAGSLAPLARLTDLAYLSAHVPAAASDADLAPFAGATRLQELHLFGGSGLTGAALAHFAGAANLEVITVGEVAVGDVGAKHLGGFTRLTKLDLGNYPYYARPAYTAAYRWNSRGRFGGAQARGAVVDRGKITDAGVKHLTNIVGLKELSLSGHPVTLAGVPEAASWVVMTHLDLDYTRVTDDGAAALARLPVLGELKLTGSAVTGAGFAGGALPKLQYLHLAGAPVTADGLGAIAKAAPALAFLDVNDTPADDSGLRPFARTPAIRDIHAVKSGVTAAGKGVVERGTPGSVVWLEYPEVKAAAAAAAAAEKAMRTPVTRPRTSPAPASGATTKAAPPPAPAVQPRNVRPTTPARPTTSPGRP; encoded by the coding sequence ATGCTCGCCCGCGTCGCCCTGCTCGCAGGTCTGTTCGCCCTGGCCGCTTCCGCCGTGCCGGCCGCCGGTCAGGTGAAAAAGGCGCCCACGCCGAAGTACAACGTGCAGAAGGCCCAGGCGGCGTTCTACGCACTGCAGAAAACCGGCTGCCGGTTCGGGATGGAGAAGGACAACAAGGACGTCTGGTTCGGGCACGTCCGGCTGGTGACGTTTCCGGCCAACACCACCGACGCCGACCTGGCCAAGGCGGTGCCGCACCTCGCCAACCTGCCGGCGCTCACCGGCCTCGACATCGGCAGCACCAAGGTCACCGACGCCGGCACCGCGCACCTCACGGCGCTCCCGAAACTGGAGGCGCTATACCTGGACAACCTGGAGGTGACCGGCGAGACGTTCGGCCGGCTCGCCGAGTTGCCCGAGTTGCAGTACCTCGTGCTGCACCAGCACGACGAGTGGCGGCGCTTCGGCCGCTGGGGCGGTCGGGCCGTCGTGAACCAGTCGCCGCGCCTCACTGCCGCCGACCTGAAGATGCTCGGCGCGTGTACCGGCCTCACGCACCTGGAGATCGACCTGCCCGCCGGGAGCCTGGCCCCGCTCGCCCGGCTGACCGACCTGGCGTACCTGTCCGCCCACGTCCCCGCCGCGGCGTCGGACGCCGACCTGGCCCCGTTCGCCGGCGCCACCCGCCTCCAGGAGTTACACCTGTTCGGCGGCTCGGGGCTCACCGGCGCCGCGCTCGCCCACTTCGCCGGCGCCGCCAACCTCGAGGTGATTACCGTCGGGGAAGTGGCCGTCGGCGACGTCGGGGCGAAGCACCTGGGCGGGTTCACCCGGCTCACGAAGTTGGACCTCGGCAACTACCCGTACTACGCCCGCCCGGCCTACACCGCCGCCTACCGCTGGAACTCCCGCGGCCGGTTCGGCGGGGCGCAAGCGCGGGGCGCCGTCGTCGACCGCGGGAAGATCACCGACGCCGGGGTGAAACACCTGACCAACATCGTCGGGCTGAAGGAGCTCAGCCTGAGCGGCCACCCGGTCACCCTCGCCGGCGTCCCCGAGGCGGCGAGCTGGGTCGTGATGACGCACCTCGACCTGGACTACACCCGGGTCACGGACGACGGCGCGGCGGCGCTGGCGAGACTCCCGGTGCTGGGCGAGTTGAAGCTTACCGGCTCCGCCGTGACCGGCGCCGGGTTCGCCGGCGGCGCGCTCCCGAAGTTGCAGTACCTGCACCTGGCGGGCGCGCCGGTCACCGCCGACGGCCTCGGGGCGATCGCCAAGGCCGCCCCGGCGCTGGCCTTTCTCGACGTCAACGACACGCCCGCCGACGACTCCGGCCTCCGGCCGTTCGCACGCACGCCCGCGATCCGCGACATTCACGCCGTGAAGTCGGGCGTCACCGCCGCCGGGAAGGGCGTCGTGGAGCGGGGGACTCCGGGGTCGGTCGTGTGGCTCGAATACCCGGAGGTCAAGGCGGCGGCGGCCGCCGCCGCCGCGGCCGAGAAGGCGATGCGCACGCCGGTCACCCGCCCCCGCACCAGCCCGGCGCCCGCCTCGGGGGCGACGACGAAGGCCGCGCCACCGCCCGCACCGGCGGTGCAGCCACGCAACGTGCGCCCGACGACCCCGGCCCGCCCGACAACCAGTCCCGGCCGCCCCTGA
- the rnr gene encoding ribonuclease R, producing MSELVTRIIHAVTRPSYSPVKAKVLAKRMNVSDDEYPEFRQTLKALVREGRLAVGANQTLRPADPHGTAVGVYRRGKSGVGYVRPNAVDGTQAPDIFIREDKAADAANGDEVVVRITRVAGKLRDAAGEVVRVLTRATRTFVGTYFERDGEGFVRVDGTLFAHSVSVGDPGAKGVKPQDKVVIDLLRFPTVNDRGEGVITEVLGAHGAPGVDTLSIIKALGLPEEFPPEALAEARQAAAAFSESDLHGRTDFTDELVVTIDPADARDFDDAVSVTIDPKTKHWVLTVHIADVAHFAKPGGPLDTEARRRATSIYLPQKVIPMFPEVISNGLASLQEGKVRFVKTVRMEFTPGVQKGHVSFFNGAIRARRRFTYEQVQAEFDAMASGPRERAVPDRIEHAQEQPAHAGRSPGDDILAMLKRMRDLALLLRKKRFKRGALELSMPEAVLEYDADGRMTGAHFAEHNLSHQVIEEFMLAANEAVAEHLTHHDIPFLRRVHPAPKDEKLEAFAQFAGILGYPIKRHKDRGELQRVLNETADKPERAAVHFALLRSFKQAAYSPVQDEHYALASTHYCHFTSPIRRYPDLVVHRLLDRWIKTGRASADMNELTALGDHCSKLERRAETAERELVKVRILTFLSRRLGEKFDAVITGVAEYGFFAQVEKFPAEGLVHISSLVDDYYHFDGAGHALEGGRSRRRFRLGDRVRVEVARVDLPKRMLDFRLVPPEGKGRPEPPRPRRR from the coding sequence ATGTCTGAACTCGTAACCCGCATCATCCACGCGGTCACCCGGCCGAGCTACTCGCCGGTCAAGGCGAAGGTACTCGCCAAGCGGATGAACGTCTCCGACGACGAGTACCCCGAATTCCGCCAGACGCTGAAGGCGCTCGTCCGCGAGGGACGGCTCGCCGTCGGCGCGAACCAGACCCTCCGCCCCGCCGACCCGCACGGCACCGCCGTCGGGGTCTACCGCCGCGGCAAGTCCGGGGTGGGTTACGTCCGCCCCAACGCGGTGGACGGCACCCAGGCGCCGGACATCTTCATCCGCGAGGACAAGGCCGCCGACGCCGCCAACGGCGACGAGGTGGTGGTGCGCATCACCCGCGTCGCGGGGAAGCTCCGCGACGCGGCCGGCGAGGTGGTGCGCGTCCTCACCCGCGCCACGCGCACGTTCGTCGGCACCTACTTCGAGCGCGACGGCGAAGGCTTCGTCCGCGTGGACGGCACCCTTTTCGCGCACAGCGTGTCGGTCGGCGACCCCGGCGCGAAGGGGGTGAAGCCGCAGGACAAGGTCGTCATCGACCTGCTGCGGTTCCCCACCGTCAACGACCGCGGCGAGGGCGTCATCACGGAAGTGCTCGGCGCCCACGGCGCGCCCGGCGTGGACACGCTGTCGATCATCAAGGCGCTGGGGCTGCCCGAGGAATTCCCGCCCGAGGCGCTCGCCGAGGCGCGGCAGGCCGCGGCCGCGTTCTCCGAATCCGACCTGCACGGCCGCACCGACTTCACCGACGAGCTGGTCGTGACCATCGACCCGGCCGACGCCCGCGACTTCGACGACGCGGTGAGCGTGACCATCGACCCGAAGACGAAGCACTGGGTGCTGACCGTCCACATCGCCGACGTGGCCCACTTTGCGAAGCCGGGCGGCCCGCTGGACACCGAGGCCCGGCGGCGCGCGACCAGCATCTACCTGCCGCAGAAGGTCATCCCGATGTTCCCGGAGGTGATCTCGAACGGGCTGGCGAGCCTCCAGGAAGGCAAGGTACGGTTCGTGAAGACGGTGCGGATGGAGTTCACGCCGGGGGTGCAGAAGGGGCACGTGTCGTTCTTCAACGGCGCGATCCGCGCGCGGCGGCGGTTCACCTACGAGCAGGTGCAGGCGGAGTTCGACGCGATGGCGAGCGGCCCGCGAGAGCGGGCTGTTCCTGATCGCATCGAACACGCTCAGGAACAGCCCGCTCACGCGGGCCGCTCGCCGGGTGATGACATCCTCGCCATGCTGAAGCGGATGCGCGACCTGGCGCTGCTCCTCCGCAAGAAGCGCTTCAAGCGCGGCGCCCTCGAACTCTCCATGCCCGAGGCGGTGCTGGAGTACGACGCCGACGGCCGCATGACCGGCGCCCACTTCGCCGAGCACAACCTCAGCCACCAGGTGATCGAGGAGTTCATGCTGGCCGCGAACGAGGCCGTGGCCGAGCACCTGACGCACCACGACATCCCCTTCCTCCGCCGCGTCCACCCGGCGCCGAAGGACGAGAAGCTGGAGGCGTTCGCGCAGTTCGCCGGCATCCTCGGCTACCCCATCAAGCGGCACAAGGACCGCGGCGAGTTGCAGCGCGTGCTGAACGAGACGGCCGACAAGCCGGAGCGCGCCGCCGTCCACTTCGCGCTGCTGCGCAGCTTCAAGCAGGCGGCGTACTCGCCGGTGCAGGACGAGCACTACGCCCTCGCCAGCACCCACTACTGCCACTTCACGTCGCCCATCCGCCGCTACCCCGATCTGGTCGTGCACCGACTGCTGGACCGGTGGATCAAGACCGGCCGCGCCTCGGCCGACATGAACGAGCTGACGGCGCTCGGCGACCACTGCTCGAAGCTGGAGCGGCGCGCGGAAACCGCGGAGCGCGAGTTGGTGAAGGTGCGCATCCTGACGTTCCTGAGCCGCCGGCTCGGCGAGAAGTTCGACGCGGTCATCACCGGCGTCGCGGAGTACGGCTTCTTCGCGCAGGTGGAAAAGTTCCCCGCGGAAGGGCTCGTCCACATCTCGTCGCTGGTGGACGACTACTACCACTTCGACGGCGCCGGTCACGCGCTGGAGGGCGGCCGGTCGCGGCGGCGGTTCCGCCTCGGCGACCGGGTGCGCGTCGAGGTGGCGCGCGTGGACCTGCCGAAGCGGATGCTCGACTTCCGGCTGGTGCCGCCCGAGGGGAAGGGGCGCCCCGAGCCGCCACGGCCGCGCCGCCGCTGA